TTTGTTAATGGTATTTTCCTTGATAATTTATGTTAATTAGACAAAAATATCCTTCATTTCAGTAAATTTACAACAACCATTTAATGATATTGATTTTCATTCAAATGTGTTAAAGAAAAGGTCAATTATAGTGCCATTGACAAGCACCTTGTATCTTGGTTTCAAACCTTTCCTTTAAACTTATTCTAGATTTTCACTCTTTCTAAATGCTCATTAGAGTTAAACTACAATATTGCTCAATCAACCAATACATCATAGTATATACAAGTGCTCTGAATAAAAAGATTCAATTTGGATGCAATGTTGTATTGGTTCACAAAGAGTTGAACTCAAATAACTCCATTCACGATTACATTAATAAAAAGTAGGCAGTGAGAGCTGCTAGCGGACTGTCCTCCAATAAATTGTGATTGAATTTCTGGAGATTTTTGAAGAGTTTGCTTACCCTATAAGCCATAGTCCAGTACTACAATTTAGGGTATCACTCTAGACTACCCTATATATTATACAGCAAGGAAAGCAATTAATACTTCACCATATTCACCAACCTCCGTTCTATCAAGGACTTCCTCAACTGCAATTCATACACATTTTTTGTACGCATGCATGCACATCAAATTATCAATCGAGACCAGGGCTTTGTAATACTACATATCAGACACTTTTGTATCGGAATTACAGGGCTATAGGTTCACTAGAATTGTGGAATTCTTTCAAGTACAAGAAGCAGGAGGCTCGAGCATGAGTTTCCAGGATGAGAAGTTGAAGAATATCTTCTGGCTAAGGCCTGCATATCAAAGACACTCATGGGGAATAAAATTGCACCCGTTGAAAAATGGCTCTACTCTTACTCTGACCACCACTGCACTTCTTCTCCTCCTTTCTGTCTTAGTCGTTTCACTCTTAGGTTTGGCGGGTTGGATTCATCATTTTGTGAGTTTATATTTCTTCCCACTCAATTCCAACTTAACTAAAGTGTATCATTAAAAAACGTAATTTTAATGATGAAGTCTGCACCAATGACGGAAGTGTATCTTGCTCGTTGCAAAACTTATCTCATATACCTAcatgatatatatattttttcattttaggttttaaCTGTTCtaaaattttcatcattttcgaAAAGTCCACACTATAATTCTTATCAGCTTTCACTTGCATCATTACTTTGATTGTATATTTCGTGGTTTGAGGGTAGATTAATGAGGGATTGGATATATACTATTACAATCGGACGTACGTTTAATTATTGACtaaaattttcatgcattttttgaaaaattttatttacttatgtGTTGATTAATTTTCAGGATGACTTTTCAAGCATTTCCTACGAAAATGCACTCAAATTGTTCGAGAAAACCACGAGATTCCATCCTCCTCCTCTTGAGCACCCTCTTGACTGCATTGCATGGGATCAGAAGAACAAGACGTGCTCAAGTAAATATCCCACCACTTACCAACCAAtgaatgatcactacccttccTCAAATCCGACATGCCCAGATTATTTTCGGTGGATTCATGAAGATCTAAAGCCCTGGAAGGGGACAGGAATCACTTGGGATATGgtggagagagcaagagagcCTGCACACTTTAGACTGGTGATCCTAGACGGGAAGGTCTATGTAGAGAAGATTAAGGAATCAATGCCAACCAGAGAATCATTCACTATGTGGGGAATTTTGCAGCTTCTGAGGCTGTACCCCGGAAGACTGCCTGATCTTGAATTGATGTTTGACTGTGACGATCGGCCGGTCATCCCATCCAAGGACTATCGTGGACCCAATGCTGGTCCTCCGGCTTTGTTCCGGTATTGCTCCGATTCACAGAATCTGGATATTGTCTTCCCAGATTGGACGTTTTGGGGCTGGTAATTCATTTACTCCACATTGAATTAATCTCCATATTTTCTTGTTCCAAAATCTTATAATGATGGTAATTAGTACTAATTCAGAGGGCCGCCAAAATTTGATCACTATATCAATTAATGAAGGAAGGATTTCTTGTCTGCCCATATTgacaaaattttctggtattctATCTGAAACGCTTGTACTAAcaataaaagatttttttttggttgtaaaaTATTGCGAGTATAGGAAGCTATGCTTTAAAAACAGGATAGGTTAAAACAAAAAGTTTTTTCCAGTAATACATGCAACTAACATCCAGCTATCTTTCTTCAATTGTGTACTTAGCtttaattttgatttctaaGATAACGAGAAGAAGACTTTGCATGATTTCATTTTTAGGCAAAGGCTTTGTTAGTCAATGGCTTTTAAGGCCAAATTCAATTAATACTGAGATTTGTCCTCTTGGCAGACCAAGACTTTTCAGTGATTATATTTCTGCCCTTCTATGGTGTACAAGTATTGATGCAGTACTCATGCACATAAGGCATAACACAATCACTTGAAACTTTTTTCATTGAAGACTGGATCCTTATTCAGGTTTTAATCGAGCAGCATAACCCTCATTAATTCTATGTGTCAAAGAACGAAAATTCCAATTGTCATGTAGGGTAGGGTAGAACTAACTATGGAAAATCAAAGCCAAAGCATTAACTCCAATTGATACATAGGGCTGCTTGAAGTGTATAGGGTatccaattttcttttttctccaagAGATCTTGGGGTTCAAAAAATGCGTGATTAAACAAATTCAAGTAAAAATTTCATCTTGGGTAGGCCTGAGACGAATATAAGGCCATGGAGAAATATCCTAAAGGACATTGAAGAAGGGAACAAGAAAATCAGATGGAAGGATAGAGAACCCTATGCTTATTGGAGAGGAAACCCGCATGTGGCTCCTTGGCGGGGCGAGCTTATGACATGCAACGTTACGGGCAAGGATGATTGGAATACTGGCTTATTTTTACAGGTAGGTACTTGCTTTTATTGAGGCATCTCATATTGAAAAAGTATAAGATTGAGAACAGATACTAAACACTATTTTTAGGTTGCATGACTATTTCAGTTTGGTTTGTTTGATGGAATGCTGTTTAAGTTGAGAACATTGCAGTACTTTTTTGGtctttcctttcctcttttGGATCAAATGTGTACACCTATACTATTTCTACACCATACTATGGGAGAAGAAGGATCTTAATGCGGCTGTATAAAAGAACTGGAGGTTGACCTCTCTAAACCAAATAAGCGCACTGTTGTACCCTTTTAAAtttgtaaaagaaaagaaactaagCTGAGAACGTTGGAATACAAACTTGCTGTAAATCACCATCACATTTTCGACACCCTAATTGTAAATTCAATCTTGTCAGAAGTAGTACAAGTATTTTCAAGCCAGGGGAAGGAATTTTGTCAATACAAGGATCAAAGAGTATGGGCCAATCTAGTAGGCTTTAAGAAATTATGAAAGTTCATCTGCACATTTTTCAGGATTAGTATTGGGCTTAGACTGATCATCTTGTAACCAATGCCTTGTTTTTCAGAACTGGGAGGAAGAGGCAAGAACAGGATTCAACCATTCAAATGTTGCAGAACAATGCACCTATAGGTGAATCCTTCAGCTTCAGATGTTAACTCGTTCATATCTGACATTATTATTCTACATTCTAATCATTTTTAACACTACCCATAAATTATTTTGTGTAGTACTTACATTCTCTTTATGGTGCTGGAATTGCAGATACAAAATCTACATCGAAGGATATGGATGGTCAGTGAGCGAAAAGTACATTTTTGCATGCGACTCTGCAGTCTTGCTGATGACTCCTCGTTTCCATGACTTCTTCATAAGGGGCATGCTGCCACAGCGACATTATTGGCCCGTAAAGGACAATGACAAATGTAGATCTCTCAAGTTTGCGGTTGAGTTCGGAAACAATCATACAGAAAAGGTACTAGCTACCCTTCTTTCCAGGCCAAGAATATTTTTTGGACTTTTATCTTCAACTAGAAATGACATACTAATTTACTCAATCAAATAACAATGCTTGTCTGAAAAGCACTATATTCATACTGTATAAATTATAACGTACAAGGTCAAAGATTTTGATGGAAAATTAACTCTGCCAAATGCATTCGGATGTTTATGCAGGTAGAGGCCATGGGAGCAGCAGGGAGCCGCTTTATCCATGAGGGTATGAAGATGGAATATGTTTATGACTACATATTCCACTTACTAAATGAATATGGCAAGCTTTTGAGGTTTAAACCTACCATTCCTCCAAATGCGATTGAACTTTGTCCAGAATCCATGGCATGTCCTGCAGATCAAAATTGGAGAAGGTTCATGGAAGAATCTTTTGTAACATCTCCTAGCCATACGATTCCATGCACATTGCCTCCACCTTACGACCTTGAAGCCCTTAAAGCTTTCAATGATCTGAAGTTTAAGTTAACCAAGGAAGTGGAGAAGTGGGAAACTGAATACTGGGAAAAACTAATCAAGAATGAATAAGGCCTTCTCATTAGTCTGTCGGTTTCCTTACTAATTTTTTGTTAGTTTGGATCTTTATATGTACACTCAGGAAGTAACAAATTTAGTGAAAATGACTTTAGTCAGccaattattcttttatctttttcttgtgGTCGAACTTCAAATTACGTAAGATTGTCAACTTTTATTCCTGTCtcattaaattttaaaaacacccAACATGCAGTGTTTGCAATATGAGAGACCATTGAATTAAGGAGGAGGGAGTAACAATATGTTACAATGAACTTCATGCATGCATTAGTACTTCTACGacaaaataaggaaaaagaaatgcacTCTCATTCCTGTATTTGTTGGAAACTCGGTCAAGTTATTCACATCTCAGTATCCAAACCCCCTATAAACCAGGACAACTATCAGATTTTTAAGCAAATGGATCTATGATTGACCTCTCAGGTAAAAGACCCAATCATCACTctacttgtttccaaaatctaTCTCCAATGAACCCAACGACCTTTGATGAGAGCCACTTGATGACTCTCTTTTTTCAGGGGAAATTTTCGCAGTGAATCTTTTGCCCAACTTTCTATCTTAATTCTCACTCCCTGTGTCACCGTTGTATTACCATTTCTCATGCACAGACTtcctattttcatttttcttgtttctttaaaTTTCCATAGCTTCTAAcggggtaaaaaaaaaaatgcaacaggTTATAAAatcaatacatatatatatataaaatagtAGAAACATTGTATGGGATTGTGAGAGGATATGCCACATGGCATCCAATCCAATGATCTCGTAAAGTTAGTAGAGTATCTTGTCTCttccaagaaaaagaagaagcgGAGCTTATGTTCTTGTAGCTATCTATCACACCTCAAATCTTCAGGTGATTAGCACA
This portion of the Coffea arabica cultivar ET-39 chromosome 2e, Coffea Arabica ET-39 HiFi, whole genome shotgun sequence genome encodes:
- the LOC113733160 gene encoding uncharacterized protein; this encodes MVERAREPAHFRLVILDGKVYVEKIKESMPTRESFTMWGILQLLRLYPGRLPDLELMFDCDDRPVIPSKDYRGPNAGPPALFRYCSDSQNLDIVFPDWTFWGWPETNIRPWRNILKDIEEGNKKIRWKDREPYAYWRGNPHVAPWRGELMTCNVTGKDDWNTGLFLQNWEEEARTGFNHSNVAEQCTYRYKIYIEGYGWSVSEKYIFACDSAVLLMTPRFHDFFIRGMLPQRHYWPVKDNDKCRSLKFAVEFGNNHTEKVEAMGAAGSRFIHEGMKMEYVYDYIFHLLNEYGKLLRFKPTIPPNAIELCPESMACPADQNWRRFMEESFVTSPSHTIPCTLPPPYDLEALKAFNDLKFKLTKEVEKWETEYWEKLIKNE